The DNA segment AAAGGTGGATTTCTCGACAAGGTTAAGGATTTCATCCATGATATTGGTGAGAAAATTGAGGGAACTATAGGATTTGGGAAGCCAACTGCTGATGTTACTGCCATTCATATACCTCACATAAATCTCGAAAAGGCAGATTTTATTGTCGATGTCCTTGTGAAGAATCCAAATCCTATCCCAATCCCTCTGATCGACATAAACTACTTAATCGAGAGTGATGAAAGGAAATTGATTTCTGGTTTGATTCCAGATGCTGGAACAATTCATGCACATGGTTCAGAGACAGTTAAGATACCTATTTGTTTAATATATGATGATATCAAAAGCACTTACAATGATTTAAAGCCGGGTAGTATCATTCCTTACCGAATTAAGGTTGACCTCATAGTGGATGTGCCGGTTCTTGGAAGGCTTACATTGCCACTCGAGAAGACTGGGGAAATACCAATACCCTATAAACCAGATATTGATATTGAGAAGATCCATTTTGAGAAGTTTTCTTTTGAAGAAACCATTGCAACTCTTCATTTGAAGTTGGAAAATAAGAACGATTTTGACTTGGGGCTTAATGATCTTGACTACGAGTTTTGGCTATGTGACGTGAGCGTTGCAAGTGCTGACCTTGCAAAATCTGCTAATCTTGAAAAGAATGGAATCACCTTCATCGACATTCCTATTAATTTTAGGCCAAAGGATTGCGGTTCTGCTGTTTGGGACATGATTCGAGGAAGAGGAACTGGATATTCCATGAAAGGAACTATAAACGTGGACACTCCTTTTGGGCCGATGAAGTTACCAATTTCCAAGGAGGGTGGTACCACTCGTCTTAAGAAGAATAGGGAAGATGGaggtgatgatgatgatgaggtaTAGTAAGAGCAGTACCTAGTTGTGCTGCGTGATTTTCTTTCATTCTCTCATTtggtaataaatatttttcacgTTTTAAGTCCTCTATGGCCTCGGCATTCTTTACATGTGTATAACCTGCAGTGAACTGAAATTTGAGCTACTTGTACATCAACATACGGTAAAGAACCTAAAGAATAGATGATCTTTTATATTATGGACCTACTCTTACTCTCCAACAATCTGTGGTATTACATTTGTGAGGTAGTACACGTGTCATGAAGGAAAATTCATTTCATTCTTAGGCTAACCTTTGAATTTTAGAATAGTTTTAAATTATGTCCACTCTCCGTTTCTAATGCTTGTTCATGAGGAGCGTTTCCCGTTTCTTTTTTCCTATGTAATGCATCATGATCCGAGATTAAACTCTCTTTATTTGCATTGTCACTCTCTTTCGAAACATTCTTCCTATCATGGTCTGATGTGTCGATTTGTGTTATACAGGAATGAGGATACCGCTGGCTCGCTGGTGCTGGTGGCTTGATCTTCTGCTACAATTAAATAAGTATATCTGAACTTGAACTTAGGCACTATTATGAAGACTCAATGGTTACtttgtttttcaaaatatgGTCGAGGCAGTTTCTTGAAATGTTTTGGAGTGGTTGATTGATGTGTGTTTTGAATCGCTAAGTGTTACTCTTTCGTGCATAATTCATAGCCTTAGGCACAAAAGTTGTTTTGTGTGTCTAGCCCACTAAAACAGAACAAAAACAAATTAAGGTGGTGTTTGCgacttttaaaaacaaattattaaagatttttcttaacaaatttgatgaggaaaaattcataatcattgtTATTAGAGGTTCCAAATACTACTTTAACAAATCAACTTTTTTTTGCCCCTTTTTGGTATGAATTATGATTATGTTATTTGTATTGATTGACATGCACATGCAGCAGCAAGGTCCAAATTAACCGAGCAAAAGTTAAATTTCTAAATTTtcttcatttaatttaatttggcTGGTCAGTTGGTGGCTTCAATTCAAGGGAAAATATAGTTCAGAACTATTTATGGCATAGAAAAATTAGGGGTGagcaaaaatcaaatcaaaccaAACGGTTGGCttggatttatttttttttctattcgtTTGAATTGATTCTAAAATCGGGAAAATTAGTTTGGTCAaggttttgatttaaaaaatccAAACCAAATTGATctacataaatatataatttttttaaatcatatatagataTCTTTTAGTTTAGATCGTATCAAAAATTGATAATAGATGGTACTTCTACAAGTTTTAAAAGctgaatgattttattttgagaatttatattttttaaataaaattcgtAATATCATCAATCgtaattataatattaaattatttagtataATTAGTACTCATATTTTTCTAAATGatgtttaa comes from the Henckelia pumila isolate YLH828 chromosome 1, ASM3356847v2, whole genome shotgun sequence genome and includes:
- the LOC140865036 gene encoding desiccation-related protein At2g46140 isoform X2, giving the protein MASCDKPEIVEREDKKDEEKGGFLDKVKDFIHDIGEKIEGTIGFGKPTADVTAIHIPHINLEKADFIVDVLVKNPNPIPIPLIDINYLIESDERKLISGLIPDAGTIHAHGSETVKIPICLIYDDIKSTYNDLKPGSIIPYRIKVDLIVDVPVLGRLTLPLEKTGEIPIPYKPDIDIEKIHFEKFSFEETIATLHLKLENKNDFDLGLNDLDYEFWLCDVSVASADLAKSANLEKNGITFIDIPINFRPKDCGSAVWDMIRGRGTGYSMKGTINVDTPFGPMKLPISKEGGTTRLKKNREDGGDDDDEE
- the LOC140865036 gene encoding uncharacterized protein isoform X1 translates to MIESINMASCDKPEIVEREDKKDEEKGGFLDKVKDFIHDIGEKIEGTIGFGKPTADVTAIHIPHINLEKADFIVDVLVKNPNPIPIPLIDINYLIESDERKLISGLIPDAGTIHAHGSETVKIPICLIYDDIKSTYNDLKPGSIIPYRIKVDLIVDVPVLGRLTLPLEKTGEIPIPYKPDIDIEKIHFEKFSFEETIATLHLKLENKNDFDLGLNDLDYEFWLCDVSVASADLAKSANLEKNGITFIDIPINFRPKDCGSAVWDMIRGRGTGYSMKGTINVDTPFGPMKLPISKEGGTTRLKKNREDGGDDDDEE